The uncultured Cohaesibacter sp. region GTTTCAAGCGCCACGCGCAGTCCCGTCGCGGCCACATCCTCATAGGCCACAGCCTTCAGGCACCCCAACAGATAGTCAGACCAACGCCCTTCGCGGCCATCCTCTATGGTCCGCACCTCGGTTTGATCGAACGTATCCGAATAGGCCTCAATCACACCGGGTTTGTCACCCTTGCCAAGAGCGATGGACACGCCCAGACCTCGCAAGGCCATGGGCAATACAAAACCACCATTATAATCGGTATGTTCCCCAAGCAGATTGACCCGACCGGGCGAATAGGCCACCACGCCGGGCGCCTGTCCAAAATGCTTTTCAAACGCGGCCTTGACCGATGCCGTCTCTTTTTCTTCCGTCATGCATCCCCCCTACTTTACTGACTTATAATGAATATCGGACAAGGACCGCAAACGCTCCGCTGCACTTTCAGCGGTCAAATCGCGCTGGGCTTCCGAGAGCATTTCATAGCCAACCATGAATTTGCGCACTGTGGCAGAGCGCAGCAGCGGCGGATAGAAATGCGCATGCAATTGCCAGTGATCGAACTTGCCCTGTCGAGTCGGAGCCCCATGCCACCCCATCGTATAGGGGAATTCGGTCTCAAACAGATTGTCATATCTGGTGCATAGACCCTTGAGCGCATCGGCCAAGCTGTTCCGTTCCGAGTCTGTCAGATCCGGCAGGCGCAAAACGTGGCGTTTTGGCATGAGCAACGTCTCGAAAGGCCATGTCGCCCACCAGGGCACCACGGCGATCCAGTCATCATTCTCGACAACCACTCGCTCGCCTTTGCGCGCCTCATCCGCCGCATAGCGGACCAGAAGAACCTCACCATTCTCGGCCAGAAAGCGCGCTTGATTGCTGTCCTCAACGGCAACTTCGTTGGGCAGGAAATCCGAGGCCCAGATCTGGCCATGAGGATGGGGCTGCGAACAGCCCATCACGGCACCCTTATTTTCAAAAACGGCGACCCAGTCATACTTCGTCCCCAGATCAACGATCTGATCGGCCCATGTATCCACCACCTTGCGAATGTCGGTGACTTCCAGCTCGGGCAAGGTAAGATCATGCCGCTCGGAAAAGCACATCACGCGCGCCGTGCCACGCACAGTTTCCGCGCGAAACAGCGGATCGCCTGAGGTTCCTCCCGCTGGCGTATCTTCCAGCAAAGCAGGAAAGTCGTTTGGAAAGACGAACGGCCCCTTATAATCGGGATTCACCGCTCCCGAGTTCCGCTCATTGCCCGCACAGAGATAGCAATTGGGGTCGTGTCGCGGCTTCTCCACGATCACGACCTTTTCCTGCTGCCCCTGCCAAGGGCGTTTGTTGCGATGAGGTGAAACAAGCACCCACTCTCCCTTGAGCGGGTTATATCGGCGATGCGGAGCATCTGTGGGTACAGTTTCTTCAGCCATCAAGGGCCTCCTCACTATTTGCCGGCAAAGGGACCATATTTGGGCTCATGGTGCCAACGCCAGGCCGTTTCAATGATTGTTTCGAGCGCGTCAAATTTTGGCTTCCAGCCCAGCTCGGTTTTGGCGCGTGTGCTGTCGGCCACCAAGGTCGCAGAATCCCCGGCGCGGCGCGGCGCCATGTCATAAGGAATGGGGCGATTGGTCAGCCGCTTGGCGGTCTGGATGACCTCAAGGTTGGTAAAGCCGTTGCCGTTGCCAAGATTGAAGCGATGGGCACCCTCGTGGGTATCCATATAATCGAGCGCCAACAGATGGGCCGAGGCAAGATCAAGCACATGGATATAGTCGCGGATGCAGGTCCCGTCGCGGGTTTCATAATCGCTGCCAAAGACAGAAAGTTTCTCGCGAATACCAAGCGCTGTCAGCAGAACCAGCGGCACCAGATGCGTTTCCGGACTATGCGCTTCTCCGATCAAGCCATTGGGATGCGCACCAGCAGCATTGAAATAGCGCAAGGCAACCGAGCGAACACCGTAAGCGGTTGCCATATCGGAGAGCACCTGCTCAACCATGCGCTTGGACCAGCCATAAGGGTTGATCGGTCCCAGCGGGTGGGTTTCGTCGATCAAGTCACGTTGCGGATTGCCAAACACGGCGGCCGTAGAAGAGAAGACAATGCGATCAACACCCGCCTTGCGCATGGCGTCGAGCAGATTGAGCGTACCAGTAACGTTGTTGCGGTAGTAGAGATCAGGCATTTCGACCGATTCCCCCACGGCAATCAGTGCTGCAAAATGGATAACAGCATCCACCTTATGCTTTTTGAAAACAGCATCGAGATCCTGAGGGTTCAGAAGATCACCGCGCTCCAAGGTAACGCCAGCGATGGCCTCGACATGGCCCGAGGACAAATTATCAAAAACAACGACATCATGCCCGGCTTCCAGCAAAAGCTGAACCATATGGGAGCCAATATAGCCAGCCCCACCGCACACCAAAATATTCCGCTTCATATTTCCACTCCCAGTAGCAAACTCGCCCAAAGGCTGCATCGCAATTCAATGGTTATAACACCGAGCGTTAAAACACATTTTCGGCAGTTACTGAAGTGTAGCCCATAAATTGACACAAGTAAATATTTACTAGATAATTATCTTGCACAAAAATCAAAGGAGTTTTCAATCAAAACCGATTGATCGATCTACCCTTCCCTTGGAGGGTATAGTGTGGTTCAAAACAGCTAAGGGCAAGACAACAAGGAGCGACGGCATGGCAACCATCAAGGACATCGCAGACCGCGTGGGCGTATCGCCAACGACAGTTTCCCGCGTCCTCAATTATGACGCCAGCCTTTCCGTCTCAGAAGAAAAGCGCCGACAGATCATCGAGACGGCGCAAGATCTCGACTATGCCACACCGCGCATGCGGGCAAAGAAGAAGCAGATGAGCGGCGGCGCAAGCAACGCGCGGGTAACTCTGCTCCACACCCTTGATGCCACAGAAGAACTGGCCGACCCCTATTTCATCACCATCCGCCACAGCATAGAAAAGCATTTATCTCAAGCAGATCTCAAAATTGATCACCGCTGCAGCCAGCTTGACGATCTGCCCAAAGGCTTCCCCAAGAAAGGCGATGCCATTCTGGTGGTCGGCCCCCATGGACACAAGACAATTGATCATCTGGCGGAAACGGGTGTTCCTGTTGTTTGCGTTGACTTCCCGCCAGACAGGACAGATGTTGATTGCGTATTCCCGGATCTGGAACAGGCCACCGCCAATCTGCTCGACGCACTGTGGCAAAAGGGCTTTCGCAAATATGGCTTCATTGGCGCCCTCTCTGGCGAAGAGAACCCGCGCCGCCCCTATCCGGATTTGCGCAGCCGCACCTTCATGCAGTGGTTCAAGGCACGCGGGTTGGAAGCTCCAGCCAATGTGCGATTTGAACGCCTCACCCCGATGAGCGGCTTCGAACTCGCGCGCCAATTGCTAGACACTGAAGACCGCCCGGAAATCATCATCGCAGCCAACGATACCATGGCCATTGGCGCTCTTCAGGCCGCCAGCAGCCTTAACCTGCATGTGCCCAAAGATGTGCGCATCGTCGGGTTCAACGACATCCCCGCCGCCGGCCTTATTTCTCCGGGCCTGACAACTGTTGCCATTCCTGCCGAAGACATCGGAAAGGCCGCGGTTGACCTTTTGCTTGAGCGCCTTTCGGGCCGCAGCTTTTCCAAAAAGATCATTCTGGGCACAAAGATTCGCTGGCGCGAAAGCTGCTGAGCCCGCATGCATTGCCGTAAGCGCCCAATAAAAAAGCAGGAGCCAACCGAAGCCTGCCCCTGCCCTTGAAATCGAAATATATTAGCGCGCCTTAGCTTTTTTCAGGCACTGCCGTAATCTCAGTAGCGCCACCATGTTCACCAGACCATTTCAGAGGCTCATTCAGGAAGCTCTCAACACTGTCCAGTGTCTTGGTGTCGAAATAATTCTGCTTCTTGGCGACCGCCAGAACGTCGTGCCATGTGGCCAGATAATGCAGATTGAGATCGATTTTCTTCATATTTTCCAGCGCTTCGGGGAAGATGTCGTAATAGAAGAGAACGATCGTGTCGTGCACCTCGGCCTCAGCTTTGCGCATGGCTTCCACAAAGTTGATCTTGCTGCCGCCATCCGTGGTCAGGTCCTCCACGAGAAGAGCGCGTTTGCCAGCAATCGGAGCGCCTTCGATCTGTGCGTCGCGACCATAGCCTTTTGGTTTCTTGCGCACATAGTTCATTGGCAGAGCCAGCTTGTCCGCGATCCATGCAGCGAAAGGAATACCGGCCGTTTCACCACCAACAACAGCATCAATCTTCTCAAAGCCGATATCGCGCATGATCGTCGCGGCGCAAAATTCCATCAGCGCATTGCGAATGCGCGGGTAGGAGATCAGCTTGCGGCAATCGATATAGGTGGCGCTCGCCAAACCGGACGCCAGCATGAAGGGCTCTTCGGGACGGAAGTGCACCGCATTGACCTCCAGCAACATCTGTGCGGTCAACTCGGCCATTAGCGCGCGATCAGGGAAAGAAGAAGTAATCATCAGGGCATCCTTTGGAAGGTGCGAGCCGAATAAACGGCTCAAGCGTTAGCGGTTTCGTATCGCCAGAACAACGGGAAACCGGGATCAAAAACAACGACTTCATCACCATCAACGGTGATCTTGTCTTCCAGAACCAGCGGCGCATCGGTCTTGAACAGGCGAATGCGCTCTTCATTGGCCGGAAGACCGTAGAAGGCAGGACCATTAAGAGACATGAAGGCTTCAAGCTTATCAAGCGCGCCATCTTCCTCAAACACATGGGCCAGACAGTTGACCGTGTTGCTGGCATTGAACACACCGGCACAGCCGCAGGCACATTCCTTGGCAGACTTGGAATGCGGTGCCGAGTCTGTCCCAAGGAAGAAACGCCCGTCGCCAGAAGTCGCCGCTGCGCGCAGGGCAAGACGATGCTTCTCGC contains the following coding sequences:
- a CDS encoding LacI family DNA-binding transcriptional regulator; its protein translation is MATIKDIADRVGVSPTTVSRVLNYDASLSVSEEKRRQIIETAQDLDYATPRMRAKKKQMSGGASNARVTLLHTLDATEELADPYFITIRHSIEKHLSQADLKIDHRCSQLDDLPKGFPKKGDAILVVGPHGHKTIDHLAETGVPVVCVDFPPDRTDVDCVFPDLEQATANLLDALWQKGFRKYGFIGALSGEENPRRPYPDLRSRTFMQWFKARGLEAPANVRFERLTPMSGFELARQLLDTEDRPEIIIAANDTMAIGALQAASSLNLHVPKDVRIVGFNDIPAAGLISPGLTTVAIPAEDIGKAAVDLLLERLSGRSFSKKIILGTKIRWRESC
- the galE gene encoding UDP-glucose 4-epimerase GalE, which encodes MKRNILVCGGAGYIGSHMVQLLLEAGHDVVVFDNLSSGHVEAIAGVTLERGDLLNPQDLDAVFKKHKVDAVIHFAALIAVGESVEMPDLYYRNNVTGTLNLLDAMRKAGVDRIVFSSTAAVFGNPQRDLIDETHPLGPINPYGWSKRMVEQVLSDMATAYGVRSVALRYFNAAGAHPNGLIGEAHSPETHLVPLVLLTALGIREKLSVFGSDYETRDGTCIRDYIHVLDLASAHLLALDYMDTHEGAHRFNLGNGNGFTNLEVIQTAKRLTNRPIPYDMAPRRAGDSATLVADSTRAKTELGWKPKFDALETIIETAWRWHHEPKYGPFAGK
- a CDS encoding orotate phosphoribosyltransferase, whose translation is MITSSFPDRALMAELTAQMLLEVNAVHFRPEEPFMLASGLASATYIDCRKLISYPRIRNALMEFCAATIMRDIGFEKIDAVVGGETAGIPFAAWIADKLALPMNYVRKKPKGYGRDAQIEGAPIAGKRALLVEDLTTDGGSKINFVEAMRKAEAEVHDTIVLFYYDIFPEALENMKKIDLNLHYLATWHDVLAVAKKQNYFDTKTLDSVESFLNEPLKWSGEHGGATEITAVPEKS
- a CDS encoding UDP-glucose--hexose-1-phosphate uridylyltransferase yields the protein MAEETVPTDAPHRRYNPLKGEWVLVSPHRNKRPWQGQQEKVVIVEKPRHDPNCYLCAGNERNSGAVNPDYKGPFVFPNDFPALLEDTPAGGTSGDPLFRAETVRGTARVMCFSERHDLTLPELEVTDIRKVVDTWADQIVDLGTKYDWVAVFENKGAVMGCSQPHPHGQIWASDFLPNEVAVEDSNQARFLAENGEVLLVRYAADEARKGERVVVENDDWIAVVPWWATWPFETLLMPKRHVLRLPDLTDSERNSLADALKGLCTRYDNLFETEFPYTMGWHGAPTRQGKFDHWQLHAHFYPPLLRSATVRKFMVGYEMLSEAQRDLTAESAAERLRSLSDIHYKSVK